CGCCGATTGGTTCCTGATGCGCCCCGACGGCATCGGTGTCATCGACGTGCGCCTGGTGCTGAGGACGCACGACCGTGAAAATATCTATATGACCTACAGCGGACGCGCGCAGTTGGATGTCGGTGGCCCGACTGCGTTGGTTACTGCAGCGACCTTTGCCGCCTCGACCAATGGCAAATACGCCTGGCTTAACGCCGTGCAGGCGATCGGCGTCGGCGAGCCGAGCCCCGTCGGCGTGAAGTACAAAGTATATTTGCCGAAGTAGTCTGCGATCGTCACCCGGCGAGCCTTGCGCGCAGGATATCGTTGATCACTTTCGGATTTGCCTTCCCGCCCATCGCCTTCATCACCGCGCCGACGAAAAATCCGAACAGCTTGTCGCGTCCCGCGCGATACTCGGCGACTTTTTCCGGCTCCGCCGCCAGCACCTTGTCGCAGGCCGCCGCGATCGCGCTCTCATCCGATACTTGCGCGAGTCCCAGCTCGGCGATTGTCGCCTCC
The Candidatus Binatus sp. DNA segment above includes these coding regions:
- a CDS encoding DUF3237 domain-containing protein, whose amino-acid sequence is MEFELLCEIEIELAPPPIVIPDTPEGTRVVIHVSGGRFEGPRFNGKVLASGADWFLMRPDGIGVIDVRLVLRTHDRENIYMTYSGRAQLDVGGPTALVTAATFAASTNGKYAWLNAVQAIGVGEPSPVGVKYKVYLPK